In one Brevibacillus composti genomic region, the following are encoded:
- a CDS encoding sensor histidine kinase, translating into MRESLYILLVMLLAVPIAGELKFHPFQDDFRISFGTTAFFFFLLWLRKIPAYLTGTLTGLAVVLFRLGLDWLTYESFDLVSSVQMHFPAFFFYVTFSLIFSLARVNQLHQFPLLVGILATVAEIAANLVELAFRSPHWHAIFQWEVISPVAVIALIRSFFVLSFFNMIQLRQAKWMEEQQRVRNEHMLMLVSNLYEESIHLKKTLQDVEEITRDCYELYRQLKQDEAGGQGEEYARQALRIAGQVHEVKKDNQRIFAGLSKLISDENDRDYMPLGELMKVVVRANEKYARLLGKDISFTHQVGSPYLACHIFTTLSLLNNLVANAVEAIRERGTIAIEVKLDADKDFLFTVKDDGPGIVVRDRELLFMPGFTTKYDVSGNPSTGIGLSYVKEVVENLKGQVELLEGTEGYSTVFRIRLPIANLVQKG; encoded by the coding sequence ATGAGAGAAAGCTTGTATATTTTGCTAGTGATGCTTTTGGCCGTTCCCATCGCGGGCGAGTTGAAGTTTCATCCCTTCCAGGATGACTTTCGCATCAGTTTTGGAACGACGGCGTTTTTCTTTTTTTTGCTGTGGCTGCGCAAAATCCCTGCGTATCTCACGGGCACGCTGACAGGACTGGCCGTCGTGTTGTTTCGGCTGGGGCTGGACTGGCTCACCTACGAGTCATTTGACCTGGTCTCCTCTGTTCAGATGCATTTTCCTGCTTTTTTCTTTTACGTGACCTTTTCGCTGATCTTTTCACTGGCCCGCGTCAATCAGCTTCACCAGTTCCCGCTTCTCGTCGGGATTCTGGCGACGGTAGCCGAGATCGCCGCCAATCTGGTGGAGCTGGCATTTCGATCCCCTCACTGGCACGCCATCTTTCAGTGGGAAGTGATCAGTCCGGTCGCGGTCATCGCGCTGATCCGCAGTTTCTTCGTCCTCAGCTTCTTCAACATGATTCAGCTTCGGCAGGCCAAGTGGATGGAGGAGCAGCAGCGGGTGCGAAATGAGCACATGCTCATGCTGGTCTCCAATCTATACGAGGAATCGATTCATCTGAAGAAGACGCTTCAGGACGTGGAGGAAATCACCCGGGACTGCTACGAGCTCTACCGCCAGTTGAAGCAGGATGAGGCCGGCGGGCAGGGGGAGGAGTATGCGCGGCAAGCCCTGCGGATCGCCGGGCAGGTCCATGAAGTGAAAAAGGACAATCAGCGGATCTTTGCAGGCTTATCCAAGCTGATCTCCGATGAGAATGACCGCGATTACATGCCGCTGGGCGAACTGATGAAAGTCGTCGTGCGGGCGAATGAAAAGTACGCCAGGCTGCTGGGCAAAGACATCAGCTTTACGCATCAGGTGGGGTCTCCTTACCTCGCTTGCCATATCTTTACGACCTTGTCTCTCCTGAACAATCTGGTGGCCAATGCGGTAGAGGCCATTCGCGAGCGCGGCACGATCGCCATCGAGGTCAAGCTGGACGCGGACAAGGACTTTCTGTTTACGGTGAAAGACGATGGTCCGGGAATCGTCGTCCGGGATCGCGAGCTCTTGTTCATGCCCGGCTTTACGACCAAGTACGACGTGTCCGGAAATCCGTCGACGGGAATTGGGCTTTCTTATGTAAAGGAAGTCGTGGAAAACCTGAAGGGGCAGGT
- a CDS encoding toprim domain-containing protein — translation MDGIRAIIVEGKTDREQLQKVLAEPVLFVCTYGTYSEEKALQLAERLAEADEIYIFTDEDESGRKLRAQLQEEFPEASHLRTQSIYGQVAHTPLEVLAEILVRADFQVRGEK, via the coding sequence ATGGACGGGATACGGGCGATCATCGTAGAGGGAAAGACGGATCGGGAACAACTGCAAAAGGTGTTGGCCGAACCTGTGCTGTTTGTCTGCACCTATGGAACCTACAGCGAGGAAAAGGCGCTCCAGCTGGCCGAGCGGCTGGCGGAAGCGGACGAAATCTATATTTTTACGGATGAGGACGAAAGCGGGAGAAAGCTGCGCGCTCAGCTCCAGGAGGAATTCCCGGAGGCATCCCATCTTCGTACGCAAAGCATATACGGACAGGTAGCCCATACACCGCTGGAGGTGCTGGCCGAGATTCTCGTTCGGGCCGACTTTCAGGTGCGCGGGGAAAAGTGA
- a CDS encoding NAD kinase → MRIATVLRNDDFTREVCRQLREKLLRPGSPFRFVEHPDEEPDMVLSIGGDGTLLEAVHQYGFEPAYVGIHTGHLGFYADWHPDELDSFVEVLMAENKPYLAEYPIVQCQIHTRDGQTYDKWALNELVIRNNSLSTLVACVYINGDEFETFRGDGLIVSSPSGSTAYNKAVNGALVHPSIEAIQLSEIASINNQAYRTVNSSLVLPCHHEVEIIVMNPEIMIGLDREQAVWQDVRSITCRVGSRKVKFARYKKMTFWSRVRKSFITG, encoded by the coding sequence ATGAGAATCGCTACCGTACTGCGCAATGATGACTTTACACGGGAGGTCTGCCGGCAATTGCGGGAGAAGCTTCTCCGGCCGGGGAGCCCGTTTCGTTTTGTGGAACACCCGGATGAGGAGCCGGATATGGTCCTGTCCATCGGAGGTGACGGGACGCTCCTGGAGGCGGTCCACCAATACGGTTTTGAGCCTGCGTATGTGGGCATACATACGGGACATCTGGGGTTCTATGCCGACTGGCATCCGGACGAGCTGGATTCGTTCGTCGAGGTGCTGATGGCGGAGAACAAGCCGTATCTGGCGGAATATCCGATCGTACAGTGCCAGATCCATACCAGAGACGGACAAACCTATGACAAATGGGCGTTGAATGAGTTGGTGATTCGAAATAACTCGCTCTCCACCCTGGTAGCCTGTGTCTATATCAACGGAGACGAGTTCGAGACGTTTCGCGGCGACGGCCTGATCGTCTCGTCCCCCTCCGGCAGCACGGCGTACAACAAAGCGGTCAACGGGGCATTGGTGCACCCGTCGATCGAGGCCATCCAGCTGTCCGAGATCGCCTCGATCAACAATCAGGCGTACCGGACGGTGAACAGTTCGCTCGTCCTGCCTTGCCACCACGAAGTCGAAATCATCGTGATGAATCCGGAGATTATGATCGGACTGGATCGGGAGCAGGCAGTCTGGCAGGATGTGCGGTCGATCACCTGCCGGGTGGGAAGCCGCAAAGTGAAGTTCGCCCGCTATAAAAAAATGACGTTTTGGAGCCGGGTGCGCAAATCGTTTATCACCGGGTAG
- a CDS encoding undecaprenyl-diphosphate phosphatase, whose protein sequence is MIVLLEHIFLGIVQGLTEFLPISSTGHLVLFRKLFGMQEAGLLFDTMLHFGTLIAVVLVFWTEITQVLRNPAGKLARLLVVGTIPTAVIGLAFEDYFEEISRTGVTIGWEFLATGAILWGVESMRRGNRKFAQITYTDALLIGTLQGAAILPAISRSGLTIAGSLMRGIERADAARFSFLLSLPAILGASALQTVKLAKAPAESYELIPLIVGTGFAAIAGYVAIRWMLKIISTGSMKGFAVYVWILGGLILAMQYLGW, encoded by the coding sequence ATGATTGTCTTACTGGAACATATTTTTCTCGGGATCGTACAAGGCCTCACCGAATTCCTTCCGATTTCCAGCACGGGTCATCTGGTCTTATTCCGCAAACTGTTCGGGATGCAAGAAGCCGGTCTGCTGTTTGATACCATGCTTCACTTCGGCACGCTGATTGCGGTCGTCCTCGTCTTTTGGACAGAAATCACCCAGGTCCTGCGGAATCCTGCCGGCAAGCTGGCCCGCCTGCTCGTGGTCGGAACGATTCCGACAGCGGTGATCGGCCTGGCCTTTGAAGATTATTTTGAGGAGATCTCCCGCACAGGTGTCACCATCGGCTGGGAGTTCCTGGCGACAGGGGCGATTCTCTGGGGAGTGGAGTCGATGCGCCGGGGGAATCGCAAATTCGCGCAGATTACCTACACCGACGCCCTGCTGATCGGGACGCTGCAGGGCGCTGCGATTCTGCCCGCCATCTCCCGCTCAGGCCTCACCATCGCCGGTTCCCTGATGCGCGGAATCGAACGGGCGGACGCGGCCCGCTTCTCGTTTCTCCTGTCGCTGCCAGCCATCCTCGGCGCCTCCGCGCTGCAGACGGTAAAGCTGGCGAAGGCTCCTGCCGAATCTTATGAGCTGATCCCGCTCATCGTCGGTACCGGCTTCGCCGCCATCGCCGGCTATGTCGCGATCCGCTGGATGCTGAAAATCATCAGCACCGGCTCGATGAAGGGCTTTGCCGTCTATGTATGGATTCTCGGAGGCCTCATCCTGGCCATGCAGTATCTGGGCTGGTGA
- a CDS encoding DUF1850 domain-containing protein, whose amino-acid sequence MLHRKQPGSGKGRTSFRLFSLLLLIAVLSILIIPLFPTLVIRDNETNRIVWSSRIEENSTFQIRWTHSIHRSPVVETYLIQNGQILLSELTFQDYGIGMESELAPGEQLISQDGQFRIVNMNRVFPALHLFIGQVRANHTLLFAGGEIPLASLDQPGAAVTIQVEKRSILNEIGGY is encoded by the coding sequence ATGCTTCACAGAAAACAACCTGGTAGCGGGAAAGGGCGGACCTCGTTCCGCCTTTTCTCCTTACTTTTGTTGATCGCTGTCCTTTCTATTCTTATCATCCCCCTTTTTCCGACTCTAGTCATCCGGGACAATGAGACGAACCGGATCGTCTGGAGCAGCCGAATCGAAGAAAACAGCACCTTTCAGATCCGTTGGACTCATTCCATTCACCGCTCTCCCGTGGTGGAGACTTACCTCATCCAAAACGGGCAGATTCTCTTATCCGAATTGACTTTTCAGGATTACGGCATCGGCATGGAAAGCGAGTTGGCTCCCGGTGAACAGCTGATCAGTCAAGACGGCCAATTTCGCATCGTCAATATGAATCGCGTATTCCCTGCCCTGCACCTGTTCATCGGTCAGGTGAGGGCTAATCATACACTGCTTTTCGCTGGAGGGGAAATACCGCTCGCCAGCCTGGATCAGCCGGGAGCGGCCGTTACCATTCAAGTGGAGAAGCGTTCCATTTTGAATGAGATTGGAGGGTACTAG
- a CDS encoding cation:proton antiporter, which produces MLVFHLAVILFASKIAGDLSVRLGQPSVLGKLLIGIVLGPAVLGIITNQNILHQLSQIGVLLLMFIAGLETDVEELRQTAKPSTYVGIAGILVPLGLGYLTGLLMELSTLEAIFLGLLLSATSVSISVQALKELDRLKSREGMTILGAAVIDDVLVIIALAFVMSAAGGEVNLAALVGKKAAFFGLAILAGWKAVPWILKRFAPLRVSEAVISAALLICFFFSALAEYAGVAAIIGAYIAGVAISLTDYKHEVFEKVETIGYSVFVPVFFTTIGVAVNFTGLSRYLWVIVLLSVLAILTKLVGSAIGARLSGFGWRSSLGIGAAMVSRGEVALIIAAIGLERGLLAESLFPVIVLVVLVTTVVTPPMMKAFFKQ; this is translated from the coding sequence ATGCTTGTCTTTCATTTAGCCGTGATCTTATTCGCCTCGAAAATAGCGGGTGATCTCAGCGTACGGCTGGGACAGCCCTCCGTTCTGGGAAAACTTTTGATTGGCATTGTGTTGGGTCCGGCCGTATTGGGGATCATCACCAATCAGAATATTTTGCATCAGCTCAGCCAAATCGGCGTGCTTCTCTTGATGTTCATCGCCGGTCTGGAGACGGATGTGGAGGAGCTGAGACAGACCGCAAAGCCCTCTACATACGTCGGAATCGCGGGGATTCTGGTGCCCCTGGGATTGGGCTATCTGACCGGTCTGCTAATGGAGCTCTCGACGCTGGAAGCCATTTTTCTCGGCCTCCTGCTGTCAGCGACGAGTGTCAGCATCTCGGTCCAGGCGCTCAAGGAGCTGGATCGGTTGAAGTCCAGAGAAGGCATGACCATCCTCGGCGCGGCGGTGATTGACGATGTGCTGGTCATTATCGCGCTGGCTTTTGTCATGAGTGCGGCTGGCGGAGAAGTAAATCTGGCGGCACTGGTAGGGAAAAAAGCCGCTTTTTTTGGACTCGCGATCCTGGCCGGGTGGAAGGCGGTTCCTTGGATCCTGAAGCGGTTTGCGCCGCTGCGGGTGAGCGAAGCCGTCATCTCGGCCGCCCTGCTGATCTGTTTTTTCTTCTCTGCCTTGGCGGAATACGCCGGGGTGGCCGCGATCATCGGTGCCTATATCGCGGGTGTGGCGATCAGTCTCACCGATTACAAGCACGAGGTGTTTGAAAAGGTGGAGACGATCGGCTATTCCGTGTTCGTGCCGGTCTTCTTTACGACGATCGGGGTCGCTGTCAATTTTACGGGCCTCTCCCGCTATCTGTGGGTCATCGTCCTGCTCAGCGTGTTGGCCATCCTGACCAAGCTGGTCGGTTCCGCCATCGGCGCCCGACTCTCCGGATTTGGCTGGAGGAGCTCTCTCGGGATCGGGGCCGCCATGGTATCGCGGGGAGAAGTCGCCTTGATTATCGCCGCCATCGGCCTGGAAAGAGGCTTGCTTGCAGAATCGCTCTTTCCCGTGATCGTTCTCGTCGTCTTGGTGACGACGGTAGTCACGCCGCCGATGATGAAGGCTTTTTTTAAGCAGTAA
- a CDS encoding TAXI family TRAP transporter solute-binding subunit, producing the protein MKKRSLLLSLALLLTASLVTACGGGGGNSAGGNSGGTGSNGGSAAESNDPSQLIIATGGTGGTYYPLGGGMADLIGKNAGVTATAQATGASAENIRLIRDKKADIAFTQSDIADYASKGENMFAQDGKIDSFQAMGSLYNETIQIVVSSDSNISSVADLKGKRVSVGAPGSGTEMNAQQILEMYDLKFEDLQLQRLSFADSAKAIQDGKLDAAFQTAGTPTAAITELAATKGVKIIPVDADKIDALIAKYPFYVKTTIPANTYTTVPEEINTVSVKAMLVIRADLSEDLVYKATKAIFENTDKLGHAKAKEITIEEGLAGVSLPVHPGAKKFFEEKGVK; encoded by the coding sequence ATGAAAAAACGCAGTCTCCTTCTCTCTCTGGCGCTGCTCCTGACAGCATCGCTCGTAACAGCCTGTGGCGGCGGTGGCGGCAACAGTGCAGGCGGCAACAGCGGCGGTACAGGGAGCAACGGCGGAAGTGCAGCCGAAAGCAACGATCCGTCCCAGCTGATCATCGCAACGGGCGGTACCGGCGGAACTTACTATCCGCTTGGCGGCGGTATGGCTGACCTGATCGGCAAAAACGCCGGCGTCACCGCTACTGCACAAGCAACAGGCGCTTCTGCTGAAAACATCCGTCTGATTCGCGACAAAAAGGCTGATATCGCTTTCACGCAAAGCGACATCGCTGACTACGCGAGCAAAGGCGAAAACATGTTTGCGCAAGACGGCAAAATCGACTCTTTCCAAGCGATGGGTTCTCTGTACAATGAGACCATCCAAATCGTGGTATCCAGCGACAGCAACATCAGCAGCGTAGCTGACCTGAAAGGCAAGCGCGTCTCTGTAGGCGCTCCTGGAAGCGGCACCGAGATGAACGCGCAGCAAATCCTGGAAATGTATGACCTGAAATTTGAAGACCTGCAACTGCAGCGCCTCTCCTTCGCTGACTCCGCGAAAGCGATTCAAGACGGCAAGCTGGATGCAGCATTCCAAACAGCTGGTACGCCAACTGCTGCCATTACCGAATTGGCTGCTACCAAAGGCGTGAAAATCATCCCGGTCGATGCTGACAAGATCGATGCGCTGATCGCAAAATATCCGTTCTATGTAAAGACCACCATTCCGGCTAACACCTACACGACTGTTCCGGAAGAAATCAATACCGTATCTGTAAAAGCGATGCTCGTTATCCGTGCTGACCTGAGCGAAGATCTGGTCTACAAGGCAACCAAAGCCATTTTCGAAAACACGGACAAACTGGGCCATGCAAAAGCGAAAGAAATCACGATCGAAGAAGGACTTGCTGGTGTGAGCTTGCCGGTTCACCCTGGTGCGAAGAAATTCTTTGAAGAAAAAGGCGTAAAATAA
- a CDS encoding CvfB family protein, whose protein sequence is MQLAMTVEREIEPGYFLRAGEDEVFLHRREAERRLSPGDEVDVFLYHDHENRLAATMEQPYVGLNEYGWLEVVDSMPQMGVFLDNGIGKDLLLFVDDLPKLKFEWPRIGDRLLVSLKRDKLGRLLAKPVTEEEINKIAVPAPDSAHNQWVEGTVYKVIKDGAFLFTDDEYVMFVHREEMTEPLRLGQSVRCRVSYVREDGRINGSMRVRKEVQYGEDADKLLAYLTQRGGAMPYTDDTQPDVIREKFAMSKSAFKRALGKLMKERRVEQADGWTRLMGEVRE, encoded by the coding sequence ATGCAGCTCGCCATGACTGTGGAGCGGGAGATCGAGCCCGGCTACTTTCTGCGCGCTGGCGAGGATGAAGTGTTCCTGCATCGCCGGGAAGCAGAGCGGAGGCTGTCCCCAGGGGACGAGGTGGACGTTTTTCTTTATCACGACCATGAGAACCGGCTGGCAGCGACGATGGAGCAGCCCTACGTCGGCTTGAATGAATACGGCTGGCTGGAGGTCGTGGACAGCATGCCGCAGATGGGTGTTTTTCTGGACAATGGCATCGGAAAAGACCTGCTGCTCTTTGTCGATGACCTGCCTAAACTCAAATTCGAATGGCCCCGCATCGGAGACAGGCTGCTCGTCTCGCTGAAGCGGGACAAGCTGGGACGTTTGCTCGCAAAGCCCGTAACGGAAGAGGAGATCAACAAAATAGCGGTCCCTGCCCCGGATAGCGCGCATAATCAGTGGGTGGAGGGAACCGTCTATAAAGTCATTAAAGATGGCGCCTTTTTGTTCACTGACGATGAATATGTCATGTTTGTGCATCGGGAAGAGATGACCGAGCCGCTTCGTCTGGGTCAATCCGTTCGCTGCCGGGTCAGCTACGTTCGCGAAGACGGCCGGATCAACGGTTCGATGCGCGTCCGCAAAGAAGTGCAGTACGGGGAAGACGCCGACAAGCTGTTGGCCTACCTCACCCAACGGGGAGGGGCGATGCCGTATACGGACGATACGCAGCCGGATGTCATCCGTGAGAAGTTTGCCATGAGCAAGTCCGCGTTCAAACGTGCCCTGGGCAAATTGATGAAGGAACGAAGAGTGGAACAGGCTGACGGCTGGACAAGGCTGATGGGTGAAGTGCGAGAATAG
- a CDS encoding MOSC domain-containing protein has protein sequence MKRIGTVGQIYRHPVKAMRGEQLRTSLVDGYGLYGDRSYAFLDESRNGKYLSADVVPAMLRYSARLLAGESEEAYPEVQIAAPSGAEYGWEEELFADVARTAGRPITPLRSTPREGGKNWEDHILLVTDASLRELARLIGWESIDPRRFRGNLIIALDDDRPFAEDEWLGRQLQINDVTLQVNKHCERCHYVNIDPETGEIHPVVLKTCVKRHDNHFGVYASIVSRGRVTEGDAVLLLD, from the coding sequence ATGAAGAGGATCGGGACAGTCGGCCAGATTTACCGCCATCCGGTCAAGGCGATGCGGGGCGAGCAGCTTCGGACGAGCCTGGTGGACGGATATGGCCTGTACGGCGACAGAAGCTACGCTTTTTTGGATGAATCGCGCAATGGCAAGTATTTGAGCGCCGATGTCGTCCCGGCTATGCTCCGGTACTCAGCCAGGCTGCTTGCTGGCGAGAGCGAAGAGGCCTACCCTGAGGTGCAAATTGCGGCCCCGTCAGGAGCGGAATACGGCTGGGAAGAGGAGCTTTTTGCGGATGTCGCCCGCACGGCCGGCCGTCCGATTACGCCGCTGCGGTCCACCCCCCGGGAGGGCGGCAAGAACTGGGAGGACCATATCCTGCTGGTAACGGATGCCTCGCTGCGCGAGCTGGCTCGCCTGATCGGATGGGAGAGCATCGATCCAAGACGCTTTCGGGGCAATCTGATCATTGCCTTAGATGATGACCGTCCATTCGCTGAAGACGAGTGGCTGGGCAGACAGCTCCAGATTAACGATGTCACGCTCCAGGTGAACAAGCACTGCGAGCGCTGCCATTACGTCAATATCGATCCCGAGACCGGGGAGATCCACCCTGTCGTATTGAAGACCTGTGTGAAGCGGCATGACAATCATTTTGGGGTGTATGCGTCCATCGTCAGCCGGGGCCGCGTCACGGAGGGAGATGCTGTCCTCCTGCTGGACTAG
- a CDS encoding TRAP transporter permease, giving the protein MSTQQHMSQQEMDQLIAQYDKESAVRQFIGPMKWITFCLLVLFTVYQLVSTIFFALPPQIHRPIHLAFGLGLIYLMYPLSTKRNNNKIGIAGIVLAIFAFLLPLYWVYDYEGLVVRTGNYTTLDLIIGGIAIVLVIEAARRVVGLPIAIIASLFLLYTYFGPWMPGFLEHRGNDVDRIIGHSFYTLEGILGTPLGVSSTFIFLFILFGAFLEKTGVGQYFNDLALVVAGRRIGGPAKVAVFSSALQGTISGSSVANVVTSGSFTIPMMKRLGYRPEFAGAVEAASSTGGQIMPPIMGAAAFLMSEFLNIPYFEIAKAAALPALLYFTGVWIMTHLEAKRLGLRGLKKEELPDKKAVLKRVYLLLPIFVIIVTLMSGVSPELSAIIGIASTVVVGAFRKETRMSIIDIMEAFASGARTALGVVAATACAGIIVGTVTLTGIGLKLANGLIDLAGGVLILTLFFTMIASLILGMGTPTTANYIITSTIAAPALIQMGVPDLAAHMFTFYFGIVADITPPVALAAFAAAGIAKSKPMQTGVQSTKLAIAAFMAPYIFVVSPQLLLIDTTFMESLWVMITSILGMIGVGAAIIGFWMSKLNPLERLLAAAGGILAVIPGLVTDITGLGLLAVVFAISFYKGRKSDTTVAAS; this is encoded by the coding sequence ATGAGCACACAACAACACATGAGTCAGCAAGAAATGGATCAGCTAATCGCCCAGTACGACAAAGAATCCGCCGTTCGCCAGTTTATCGGACCGATGAAGTGGATTACCTTTTGTCTGTTGGTACTCTTTACCGTATACCAGCTGGTCAGTACGATTTTCTTTGCGCTTCCGCCGCAAATTCACCGACCGATTCACTTGGCCTTTGGTCTGGGACTGATTTATCTGATGTATCCGCTCAGCACCAAGCGAAACAACAACAAAATCGGGATTGCCGGGATTGTGCTTGCAATCTTCGCCTTCCTCCTGCCCCTGTATTGGGTCTACGATTACGAAGGCTTGGTCGTGCGCACCGGAAACTACACGACGCTTGATCTGATCATCGGCGGCATTGCCATCGTCCTGGTGATCGAAGCGGCTCGCCGCGTCGTTGGCTTGCCCATTGCGATCATCGCATCGCTGTTTTTGCTCTATACCTACTTCGGACCGTGGATGCCGGGCTTCCTGGAGCATCGCGGAAACGATGTGGACCGCATCATCGGCCACTCGTTCTACACACTGGAAGGGATTCTCGGAACACCGCTCGGGGTATCCTCCACGTTTATCTTCTTGTTTATCTTGTTTGGCGCGTTTCTGGAAAAGACAGGTGTGGGACAGTACTTTAACGATCTGGCCCTCGTTGTAGCCGGACGCCGCATCGGCGGACCTGCGAAGGTAGCGGTATTCTCCAGCGCCCTGCAGGGTACGATCAGCGGCAGCTCCGTTGCCAACGTGGTGACCTCCGGATCGTTTACGATTCCGATGATGAAACGCCTTGGCTACCGCCCCGAGTTCGCGGGTGCCGTGGAAGCCGCGTCTTCCACAGGCGGACAAATCATGCCGCCGATCATGGGAGCCGCAGCCTTTTTGATGTCGGAATTCTTGAACATCCCTTATTTTGAAATTGCCAAAGCCGCTGCGCTTCCTGCGCTTCTCTACTTCACGGGAGTCTGGATCATGACGCACCTGGAAGCGAAAAGACTGGGCCTTCGCGGGCTGAAAAAAGAAGAGTTGCCTGACAAAAAAGCGGTCCTGAAGCGGGTATACCTGCTGTTGCCGATCTTTGTCATCATCGTCACCCTGATGAGCGGCGTTTCGCCCGAACTGTCCGCGATTATCGGGATTGCTTCGACCGTCGTCGTCGGCGCATTCCGCAAAGAGACGCGGATGTCCATCATCGACATTATGGAAGCCTTCGCTTCCGGTGCCAGAACGGCATTGGGCGTCGTTGCCGCTACCGCCTGTGCGGGCATTATCGTAGGGACCGTCACCCTGACCGGTATCGGTCTGAAACTGGCCAACGGCCTGATCGATCTGGCTGGCGGTGTCTTGATCCTGACCCTGTTCTTCACCATGATCGCCTCGCTGATCTTGGGGATGGGCACGCCGACTACGGCAAACTACATCATTACATCGACGATTGCAGCTCCTGCTCTGATCCAGATGGGTGTTCCGGATCTGGCTGCTCACATGTTTACGTTCTACTTCGGAATTGTCGCGGATATTACGCCGCCTGTCGCACTTGCGGCCTTTGCTGCCGCCGGCATCGCCAAGTCGAAACCGATGCAGACCGGTGTTCAATCCACCAAGCTGGCAATCGCCGCCTTCATGGCTCCGTATATCTTTGTCGTGTCGCCGCAATTGCTGCTCATTGACACCACCTTCATGGAGTCGCTGTGGGTGATGATCACTTCGATCCTGGGTATGATTGGCGTGGGCGCCGCCATCATCGGGTTCTGGATGTCCAAGCTGAATCCGCTCGAGCGCTTGTTGGCTGCTGCTGGCGGTATTCTGGCCGTCATTCCGGGTCTGGTGACAGATATTACAGGTCTTGGCCTTTTGGCAGTCGTTTTCGCCATCTCTTTCTACAAAGGTCGCAAAAGCGATACAACAGTCGCTGCATCTTAA
- a CDS encoding MFS transporter, whose product MSVVTSSLWKNRSFVKLWLAQLTANIGDQCYSFALLWYLLQATQSGTVLSLLAIPEMTAGLLFYLVGGVLADRYHPRSLMVGADLARIAVAVLVGIMAAMSVKHFAFFLTAQFMIGVFSSLFHPARTVALKAIVPVEQLSRSNAILDTTFRTVRIAAPMTIGVIASWMPLSHLFFINAFAYLLSACFLYTLGNIPRSSQSMGTGPLHFRQYVRDIGAGIGELRTNRLLFIVLLFSNMGFLVWQVCWNVGFPFLANGMQQGDGSMLAVLIGSYGVGNLLGSLFMARFSYQRHLLVILFGWLIQAAGFLLLTLGLAHHWLAFLAAGIAGVGGPLIGIPTVTAIQTKAADSHTGKVYALNMLMFTLFSMGSSSMGAVWLGKWPVEQLFFVSGLFLAIMSAAGFAIERRARSGQDRQQPRTFSA is encoded by the coding sequence ATTAGCGTGGTGACGTCGTCACTTTGGAAGAATCGGTCGTTTGTCAAGCTGTGGCTGGCGCAGCTGACTGCCAATATCGGCGATCAGTGCTATAGCTTTGCTTTGCTGTGGTATCTCCTGCAAGCCACGCAATCCGGCACGGTGCTCAGCCTGCTTGCCATTCCGGAGATGACGGCCGGCTTGTTGTTTTACCTGGTCGGAGGCGTGCTGGCGGATCGGTATCATCCGCGTTCGCTCATGGTCGGAGCGGACCTGGCGCGGATCGCCGTCGCTGTACTGGTGGGCATCATGGCGGCCATGAGCGTAAAGCATTTCGCCTTCTTCCTCACCGCCCAATTTATGATCGGGGTCTTTTCCAGTCTGTTTCATCCTGCCCGGACAGTGGCTCTCAAGGCGATCGTCCCCGTCGAACAGCTCAGCCGCTCCAACGCGATTCTCGACACGACGTTTCGCACGGTTCGCATCGCGGCGCCCATGACGATCGGCGTAATCGCTTCTTGGATGCCGCTCTCCCATCTGTTTTTTATCAATGCCTTCGCCTACCTGCTCTCCGCCTGTTTCCTCTACACGCTGGGCAACATTCCGCGAAGCAGTCAAAGTATGGGCACAGGCCCGCTTCATTTCAGACAGTACGTGCGGGACATCGGCGCAGGCATCGGGGAGCTGCGCACCAACCGCCTGCTGTTTATCGTACTGTTATTCAGCAATATGGGCTTTCTCGTCTGGCAGGTATGCTGGAATGTCGGCTTCCCCTTTCTGGCGAACGGCATGCAGCAGGGGGACGGCAGCATGCTCGCGGTGCTGATCGGCTCCTACGGCGTCGGCAACCTGCTGGGCAGTCTGTTTATGGCCCGGTTTTCCTACCAGCGCCACCTGCTCGTCATCTTGTTCGGGTGGCTCATACAGGCGGCCGGTTTCCTCCTGCTCACTCTGGGTCTGGCACATCATTGGCTGGCTTTCCTGGCGGCGGGCATCGCCGGAGTGGGCGGCCCTTTGATCGGCATCCCGACGGTCACGGCCATCCAGACGAAGGCAGCAGATTCCCACACCGGCAAGGTATACGCCTTGAATATGCTGATGTTCACCTTGTTCAGCATGGGATCCAGCAGCATGGGCGCCGTGTGGCTGGGAAAATGGCCCGTCGAACAGCTCTTTTTTGTCAGCGGTTTGTTCCTCGCCATCATGAGCGCCGCCGGCTTCGCCATCGAGCGAAGGGCGCGGAGCGGTCAAGACCGGCAGCAGCCCCGCACTTTCTCCGCCTAG